The nucleotide sequence GACGCCCCGGCCGCACACGGTTCCGCGGTGCTCGCCATCGCCGATCCCGCGGTCAGCACCGACCCGGCGAGGGTGGCGGCGAGAACGGCACCACGGAGCACGAAGCGTTTGTTCATCGAGTTTTCCTTACCGCGAGCAAGACCCCTCACCACAGTGGCCGATCCGCCGACGAAGATCAACCGCCACCCGCCGAGTTACGTCCCCGATCACGCGAGTTACGTTTCTGATCACGCGAGTCACGTCTCCGATCAACCGGCGCCGGTCATTCCCCGATGACCTGCTCCACCTTGCGCTGCAGCTTGTTCATCCCGCCGAGCCAGCGATCGGTCTGCGTGGCCCGCGCGGCGTAGTAGTCCGCGACCTCGGGATGCGGCAGCACCAGGAACCGGTCGGCGGCGATGGCCTCGAACAGCGCGTCCGCGACCTGCTCCGGCTGGATCGCCGACGCGCCCATCAGCAGTTCGCCCGCCGGGCCGGTGTTCTCCAGCATCGCCGTCCGCACGCCCTGCGGGCAGATGGCCTGCACGGTGAGCCCGCGGTGCCGGTAGGTCGCCGACAGCCATTCGGCGAAGGCGAGCGCGCCGTGTTTGGTCACCGAGTAGGACGCCGAACCGAGGCTGGTCAGCAATCCCGCCGCCGACACCGTCGAGATGAAGTGCCCGCGGCCGCGTTCGAGCCACGGCGGCAGGAGCAGCCGCGCCGCGCGCACGTGCGCCATGACGTTGACGTCCCAAATCCGCGCCCAGTCCTCCTCCGGCGCGTCCACGCCGCCCATCGGCGCGATCCCGGCGTTGGCGCAGAAGACGTCGATCTCGCCGAGGGTTTCGCGCGCCGCCTCGATCAGGGACGCGACACCCGCTTCGCTCGCGGCGTCACCGGCGACGGCGGTCCCGCCGATCTCCTTCGCCACTTCGGCCGCGGCGTCCCCGTTCAGGTCGCCGACGACGACCCGGGCGCCCTCGGCGGCGAACCGGCGGGCGAGGACGGCCCCGATGCCGCCGCCCCCACCGGTGACGACGACCCCGGAACCGGTGAACGACGCGGTCACAGGCCACCCGCCAGTGTGACGCCGCCGTCGAGGACCACCGTCTGCCCGGTGATCCAGCCCGCTTCCTCCGAAAGCAGGAACGACACGGCGCTCGCGATGTCCGCCGGAACGCCGAGGCGCTTCATCGGATACGACTCGGAGACCTCTTCTTCGCGGCCTTCGTACAGCGCGGTCGCGAACTTGGTCTTGACCACGGCCGGCGCGACGGCGTTCACGCGGATCTTCGGCCCCAGTTCGAAGCCGAGTTCCTTGGTGAGCCGGATCAGCGCGGCCTTGCTGACGCCGTACATGCCGATCCCGGGCGAAGCGCCGAGCCCGGCGATGGACGCGACGTTCACCACCGCGCCGCCGTGCTCCCCCATCCACGCGTCCCGCGCCCGGCGAGTCCACGAAAGCGGCGCGAGCACGTTGACGGCGAAGATCTTCGCGGCGGCCCCCGGGTCGATGTCCAGGGTCGGCCCGAACACCGGGTTGATACCGGTGTTGTTGACCAGCATGTCGAGCCTGCCGAAGGTCTCGATGGTCTTGGCGACGGCCTCGTCCTGGTGCGCCTCGTCGTCGGCCTTGCCCGGAACGGCGATGGCGACGGCCTCGCCGCCCAGTTCGGCCACCGCTTCGGCCAGCGGCTCCGGCTTGCGCGCGGTGATGCACACCTTCGCGCCGCGCTCGACCAGGTCCTTGGCGATCCCGAGACCGATACCCCGGCTGGCGCCGGTGACGATCGCGACGCGATCCTTGAACGAGTTCACTCTTCGATCTCCTCTGTGTTCACTGGCGACGCAATCACTAAGCGAGCGCTCACTTACAATGGGAAGGTCCGGAGACGGTGTCAAGCCCGCCATCCGGAACGAGCGTCTGGGAGGATCTGCGGATGACCATGTCGCTGTCGGCCGAGCTGTGGCCCGACGTCCAGCCGGAGACGGCACGGCGGCTGATGCTGGCGGGGGTCGAATCCTTCGCGCGCCGTGGCTATCACGCGACCACCACCCGGGACATCGCCTCGGCGGCGGGGATGAGTCCCGCGGCGCTGTACGTGCACTTCCCGTCCAAGGCCGCGTTGCTGTTCGCGATCTCGAAGTACGGCCACGAGCAGACGCTCTCGCTGGTCGAGAGCGTCGTGGCACGGGAGACCGACCCGGTCGAGCGGATCCGGTTGCTGGTCGAGGATTTCGTGGCGTGGCACGCGCGGAGGCACACCGTGGCCCGCGTGGTGCAGTACGAACTGCACGCGCTGCCCGACGAGGAGTTCGAGATCGTCGCGAAACTGCGCCGCCGCATCGAGCAGGTCGTGCGCGAGGTCATCACCGAAGGCGCCGCGACGGGCGTGTTCACCGTCGGCGACCCGCACACCGCCGCCCGCGCCGTGCTCTCGCTCGGCGTCGACGTCTCCCGCTGGTACAGCGAGCGGACGCGCCAGACCCCCAAGAAACTCGGCCAGGAGTACAGCGAACTGGTGCTGCGCATGCTCGGCACGAAACTCTCCTGACCAGTACCGTTCGACCCTTCCCGGCGCTACCGCCACCAGAGTGACATACCAACCGGTCGGTATATAGAATTACCCGTTGAGACGTTGACCACATACTAAGCGGTTGTTAACTTGCCCGGACTGCATCGCCGCAGCAGCGCCGAGCGAAGGGCATCCAGATGGCCGACACCGCACCGAACGCCCCGGAAACCGCCGCCGAACCGACGATCACCGTGTCCCAGCGCCGAAGGGCCGCGACCGCGGCGGCACTCGCCTCCTCGGTCGAGTGGTACGACTACTTCGTCTTCGGCATCGCCGCCGCCCTGGTCTTCGGGAAGACCTTCTTCCCCACCAGCAACGCGGCCGCCGGCGTCCTCGCCTCGTTCGCGACCTTCGCGGTCGGCTTTCTCGCCCGGCCACTCGGCGGGATCATCGCGGGCAGCCTCGGCGACAAACGCGGCCGGAAACCCGTGCTGGTGCTGGCGATCGCGCTGATGGGCGCGGCGACCACACTGATCGGCCTGCTGCCGACCTACGACTCGATCGGCATCGCCGCACCGATCCTCCTGGTCCTGCTCCGGCTCGTGCAGGGGGTCGCCGTCGGCGCCCAGTGGGGTGGCGCGATGCTGCTCGCCACCGAGTACGCGCCGCCTGGCAAACGCGGTCTGTACGGCAGCCTCGTGCAACTCGGCGTCCCGATCGGGGTGGTGCTGGCGAACACGGTGTTCCTGGTCGCCGCCCAGGTCGCGCCGCCGTCGGATTTCCTCGTCTGGGCGTGGCGGATCCCGTTCCTGGTGGGTGTCCTCGTGCTCGGGCTGGCCTGGTACATGCACGTCAAGATCGACGAAACCCCCGAATACCGCCGTGCGGAAGCGAAACTCGCCGCCGAGGAACGCGGCCGCGCCAAGTCGCCGCTGCGCGACGTCCTGCGCCATCACAAGGGCACGGTGCTGCTGGCGGGCGGCTCGTTCATGGTCAACACCGCCACGTTCTACATCCTGCTGAACGGTGTCCTCGACTACGCCACCCGCCACCTCGGGATGTCACGGACCACCGTGCTCGTCGCGACCCTGCTGATCAGCACCCTGCAGCTGGCGATCATCCCGCTGTCGGCGAAACTGTCCGACCGGATCGGCAGGCTCAAGATCTACACCTTCGGCGCGGCGGGCGTCGCGCTCTGGGCGATCCCGATGTTCCTGCTGATCGACACCGCCTCGCTGCCGCTGTTCGTCATCGCCTCGTTCGTCGGGTCACTGTTCCTCGGCATCATGTACGGTCCGCAGGCGGCGTTGTTCGCCGAGCTCTTCACCGCCGAGATGCGTTACACCGGCGCCTCGCTCGGCTACCAGATCAGCGCGGTCGTCGGCGGCGGGCTCGCGCCGTTCATCATGGTGCTGCTGCTGGAATCCACCGGGACCTCGATGTCGGTCTCGCTCTACATCATCGTGCTGGCCCTGATCTCGCTCGGCTCGATCGGCCTGCTGGCCAAACGCGCGCGGTCCACTTCGGACTCAGACGACCGCGCGCGCGAAGCGGTCGGCGACCAGCCGTAGCCGCTCCTTGACCTCGTCCGGCGCCTCCTCCACGACGAAGTCGACGTCCCAGTGGGCGAGGTAGTACGGCATCACGGAAAGGTCGTTGGAACCGACCCGGACCCGGCAGGTGTGCTCGTCGATGGCCTCGATCGTCCCGGCGGTCGGGGACACGTATTCGGCGAGCGCGTCCGCCGGGGCGTTCACCCGCAGCACCATCTGGTGCGGATACGGCGAAGACGTGATCCCGCGGGAGACGTACGCCGCGAGGTCCTCCGCGGGCGGTTCCCTCGGGGTGAACCGGAAACTCGTGTCCGGGACGCCGTCGATGCGGTCGACGCGGAAGGTCCGCCAGTCGTCACGGTCGAGGTCGAACGCGACCAGGTACCAGCGGCGCCCGGTGTGCACCAGGCGTAATGGCTCGATGTAGCGCTCGCTGACGTCGCCGTTGTGGCTGCGGTAGCCGAACCGGAGCCGCTGATGGTCACGGCACGCGGACGCGATGACCGTCAGCGCCGCCGCGTCGATGACCGGGACGACGCCGCCGAGCGGGATCATCGCGGTGTTCAACGCGGTGATCCGGTGCCGCAGCCGCGCGGGCAGCACCTGCTCCAGCTTCGTGAGCGCGCGAACCGAGGTCTCCTCGATCCCCGAGACCGTCCCGTTCGCGGCCGTGCGGAGCCCGACGGCGACCGCGACGGCCTCGTCGTCGTCCAGCAGCAGCGGCGGCAACGCGGCCCCCGCGCCGAGCCGGTAGCCGCCCGCGACACCGGGGGTGGCGTGCACCGGGTAGCCCAGCTCGCGCAGCCGCTCGACGTCGCGCCGGACCGTGCGGACGTCGACCTTCAGCCGGTCGGCCAGATCGGCGCCCGGCCAGTCCCGGCGCGCCTGCAGCAGGGAGAGCAGCCTCAGCAGCCGTGCCGACGTGCCCGTGGTCATCGGTTCGCTCGCTTCATGGGAGGAGTGTCGCAGATATTCAGGACAGGTCCCGTCCGCATTGGCTCGTGAGTGGCTAGGACGGTTAGAACCGTCCTAGCCACTCACGAGCCGTAAGGTGACCCAGGTGATCGATCCCGCGCAGCTGCTGTCCGTCGCCCGTGAAGAGGCCGAACTCGGCAAGGCCGAGGGCGGGGTACCGATCGGTGCCGCCCTCTTCGACACCACCGGTGCCCTGCTCGGCCGGGGCCACAACCGCCGGGTCCAGGACGGCGACCCGTCGATGCACGCCGAGACCTCGGCCTTCCGGAACGCGGGCAGGCGGCCGCACTACCGGGACACGATCATGGTCACCACCCTGTCCCCCTGCTGGTACTGCAGCGGGCTGGTGCGCCAGTTCGGCATCGGCCGGGTCGTCATCGGCGAGGCCACGACGTTCGAGGGCGGGCACGGCTGGCTCGAGGAGCACGGCGTCGAGATCACCCTGCTCGACGATCCTGCGTGCACCGCGCTGATGACCGAGTTCATCCGGGAGCACCCGGACCTGTGGTTCGAAGACATCGGCGTCCCCGCCGAGGGCTAGGTTTCGGCCTCGAAGACGACGGTGCGGTTGCGCCCGGCGCCCTTCGCCGCGCGCAGCGCCTGATCCGCCGCGCCGACGAGCCGGTCGAGCGTCTCGCCGCTGGCGGGATGCGAAGACACTCCGATCGAGACGGTCGCCCCGGCGAACTTCCCATCCAGTGAGACGAACGTCGAGGAGATCCGCAGCCGGATGCGTTCGGCGATCGCGTGCGCGTCGAACCGGCTCGTGCCGGGCAGCAGGACCACGAACTCCTCGCCGCCGAACCGGCCGACCAGGTCCGCGGCGCGGACCTCGGCGCGCAGAGTGTCCGCCACGGCCCGAAGAACGTCGTCGCCGACGTGCCTGCCGTGCCGGTCGTTGAGCCGGGCGAAATGGTCGAGGTCGAGCATCAGCAGCGAAAGATCGGCGCCACGGCCGCGAAGCAGCTCGAACTGGGTGCGGGCACCGTCCAACCAGGACGACGCGGTGAGCAGTCCGGTACCGGAGTCCGTGTCCGCGTGACCACGCAGGGCACGCATCGTCCCCGCCCGGTGAAGTACCACGAGCGCCCCCGCGAGTACCACGGTGACCAACGGCCAGTCCGCCGCCGACCACGCGAGCACCAGTCCGAACGCGACCATCGCCGCGTCGAAGGCGAATCCCGACGGTTCCGCCCCGAATTCGGCCGCCGGTGCGGCCAAGGCCGCGTCGACGGACAGGAAGACCAGCCCGGTCGCGAAAACCAGGGCGAAACTTTCGAAATCCCTTGCCGCGCCGATGAACGGCGGCGCGCCCAGCAATACCGGGACGATCGAGGCGCCGAGCGCGGAAAGCATGGTCGCGGACGCCGCGAACACCTGCCGATGCGGGATCCCGCGGCGGATCCGGAACCAGCGATATCCCGCGGAGGCGACGACGAGCACCGCGGCCGGCGCGGGCGGCAGAAGGAGCGCACCCGCGAAAATCCACGCCGCGTCCAGCCCTGCGCCGAGCCGGGTGTCGGCGCGGGATCGCTCGACCGGGCGGGAAAGCTCTGCGCTGAGGACCATTCCGGTTAACAGAGCGGAAAACGGAAGAAACGACGACGGCGCGGGCGGCCGCAGCACGAAGAGGTAGACGGTGGCGGCGATGGCGGCGAAGTCGACGAGGAGCAGGTATCCGATCAGGCCACGCCTGGGTAATTCCCACAGGCTCCACGACCCCAGTACCCGCCACGGCGCGGCGAGCCGGTCTCTCCGGTCGCGGCTTCCGGTCGCCATCAGGGAGTCCCCCACCATTTCGGCAAACTAGCCGGTAATCGCGATGGTGTCGATCCGCTTTCCGGGTCATGACCCCCTACTAAGGTCGGTCGTTTCCGGCGAGTATTCCGGTGAATTCTTGACAGTCCTCAATGGTCTAGTCCACCGTGAGTGAGCGCACCCTCCCGGTTGATCCGCCGCGTCAAGACGGAGGTGCTCCACACCTGCGCGCCTCGCCGCGCGCGTACCAGTTGGAGGACCGATGAAATCCTTACGACGCTGGGCAACACTGGTCACCACCGTCGGCGCCGCTCTCGCCACGGCCGCCGGCCTCGCCCCCGTCGCCTCGGCGGCCCCGGACCCGGTGCTCGCCTCTCCCTATTTGTACCAGTGGTCGGGACAGACGGACCCGATCGCCGCCATGAACGCCACCGGCGTCAAGGCGTTCACTCTCGCGTTCATCCTCTCCGACGGCGGCTGCAACCCGAAATGGGACGGCAGCCGGTCTCTCACCGGCTCCGACGCCACGATGATCGCCAACATCCGGGCCAAGGGCGGTGACGTCATCCCCTCGTTCGGCGGCTGGTCGGGCACGAAGCTCGGCCCCAAGTGCGGCACTCCCGCGGCACTCGCCGGCGCGTATCAAAAGGTCATCGACGCCTACAAACTCAAGGCGATCGACCTCGACATCGAGAACACCGACGAGTTCGAGAATCACACCGTCCAGGACCGGATCCTGAACGCCATCAAGATCACGAAACAGAAGAACCCGGGCCTGCGCGTGGTCATCACCATCCCGACCGAGGTCGGCGGCCCCAACGCGCACGGCAAGCGGCTCATCAACCAGTCGAAGGCGCTCGGCGCGGGCGTCGACGCGTGGTCGGTCATGCCGTTCAACTTCTCGAGCGGCGGTGACATGGCGGGCAAGACCCGCAGCGCCGTGGACGGGCTGAAGAACGTGGTGAAATCCGCCTTCGGTCTGAGCGACGACGCGGCCTACCGGCGCAGCGGGCTTTCGTCGATGAACGGGAAGACCGATGTGGCGGGTGAGACCGTCAGCGTCGCCGACTTCCGCGCGATCCGCGACTACGCGGCGAGCAAACATCTCGCCCGGTTGTCGTTCTGGGCGGTGAACCGCGATTGCAACAACTGTGCGGGAATCGCGCAAGGCAAGTACGACTACACCAAGATCGTGGCGGGTTATACCGGCTGACTTCCGTTCCCCACCGGTGTCAGTCCGTGAGGGGCTCCTTCCCTGCTCTCAAGGCAGGGAAGGAGGCCCTCACCACCTCGCCACCCCTCAGCGACCGCAGTCCGGCGCCGTGTTCAGCGGCCGCCCGCGCGACCACACGAGGTCGACCGGATGCACCGAACCGTCCGGATCGATCGACAGGATCGGCAACACCTTGTCGAGCTGATTTCCCGTCGTCCGATCGAAGGCGATGGCTCCGGTCGCGCCGGGCACCGAGGAATTGCAGTCGATGTTGCGCACCACGTCCGGCACCGAGACCGGATCGGCCGACACGTTGTCCCCCGCCGCCCGGACCGCGACGGCCACCGCGTCGTGCTCGATCATCGCGGCGCCGTCCCACAGTCCGCCACGCGGGAACCGCCGCGTGAACTCGGCGACGAAGTTGTCGTGGTTCTTCTTGTAGGTCGGATACGCCGGATCGGCGGCGAACATGTCCCACTGGTCGGGATAGGCCAGCGCCGTGTACCGGAGCCGGACTCCGATGTCCTTGTCCAGCGGCAATGGCTTCCCGGCGAGCGTGCTCGCGTCGTCCCCGGTCATCACGGTCACCGAGTCGAGCCCTTCACAGGCGCCGTCCCCGGCCAGCGCCTTCACGAACGCGCCGAGATCGAGCCCCCGCCCGGCGAAGTAGATGAGATCGGGTTTGGCGCCACAGATGTCGGAATGGTAGCCGCGGAACAGGTTCCGCAAATAGTCCTCCCTCGAGGCGTCGAACAACGGGATGCTGTTGTATCCCTTGGTGAAGAGAATCGGAACCTTCGACGCGCTCTGAAAGGCATCCGCGAGCGTGGTCGCGTAGGTGTCCTCCACGCCGGTGCCCCGGACCATCATCACCCGGCGGAAACCGTGCGCCGCGATGTACCCGGCGGCGGCGCGTGCCTCGTCGGTGTTGGTCGGCCCGACACGGAAGAAGTTGTCGATCCGTTTGCCCTGCGGATCGACGTTCATGTTGTCCGCGGTGACGGTGGCGCCGATCGTCGCGATGCCTTTCGCGGACAGTTCCGCGACCAGCGCCCGGCTGTGCTCCGAGCTGACCCCGACGTCGGTGACGGCGACGATGTGCTGGCTCGCCGCGGCCGCGACGATCTCCTCGGCGACGTCCTTCCAGTGGGTGGCGTTGCTGCCGTAGTTGGCCAGCAAAAGCCTGATCCCGGCCCGGCCGTTCTTCGGCCACGCGGCGGTGATGGCGCCCTGGACCTCGTGTTTCACGAAGTCGATCGGCTGGCTGTCGACCTTCGGATCCGGGGTGAAGTTCTCCAGCACCACGATGGTCCTGAAGTCGTTTCCCGCTTCGTCGTTGCGGGCCTTGATGAACTTCTCCAGTTCGGTGAACGGGTCGTTCTCCCGCATCGGACCCGACTCGAGATTGATGCCGACGCAGGCATAGGACGAACCTGACGATTTCTCGTCCGCGTCCACCGAACGCAGACCGGCCCCGCAGTTCTCCCACGGTTTGATCGCGACCAGGAGTGCGCCGAGGAGGACGACCACGACCGCCGAGAGCAGGCCGCGGTGGCGTTGCGCCCAGCCGCGCGGGCGCACCGGCGGGCCGGCGGGTGCGCGATGGCGGGTACGGGAAAGCCGGGTCTTCACCGATTCGAACCAGGACATCACGGGGTTCCGTTCGAGTTCAGGGGAACTCGCCGCGACGGGCGAGATCCTTGGCCGCTACGAGGGCGCCGACGTCGGGACGATGTGAGGTCGTGGCCAGCGCGGCGAAGGCGTTTTCGATCACCTGCTGCTGGTCCAGACCGCGGACGGCGAACGGGTTGGCGGTCAGCCAGCCGGCCGCGATGAGCCGGGCGATGTTGTTGCGGATCTCGGTCCGGCCGTCCGGATGGCAGGCGGAGTCCAGATTGACGAGTTCTTCGTACAACTCGGCATGTTTCCGCCCGGGCGGCAGGTCGTCCGGCGCGTGCAGGACGAGGTGGAGCTTCGCGATCCACTCGGCGTGCGGGATCCGGTTGAACTCGCTTTCGAAGAAGCGGACCACCGCGCCGATGTCGCCCAGCGCGAGGTTGCAGTAGGCCAGGCGCACGGGGTCCTGCGCGGTGTCCGGGTCGTCGCGCAGCGCCTCGAACTGACCGGCGTAGGTCGGCCCGTCATCGCGCCGGGCCAGCGCGGACACCAGGTTCGCGGCGATCCACGGGTGCAGGGCGGCCTGGTCCTCGGTGGTGGCGGTGGAATTCTTCGCCGTCACCCACAGCGCGATGCGCAGTTCGGTCAGGATCCGCCCGACGTGCGGCTGGTCGATCCGGCTCTGCGCGGCGTCCGGGATCAACCATGGCGCGGTCGCGAACGGGGCGGCGGTCACGAAGTCGTCGATGTGGACGCCGTCGAGATATTCGGTCAGGCCCAGTTCCTTCAACCTGTGGTAACACGGATCCTGCTCGCCGTCCGCAGCGGTGGTGAGCACGTCGCGGGCGCCTTCCCGCACGTCTCTTCCCCGCAACGTGCCCGCGATCCGCTCGATCGCCGACGGCAGCCCGCCGGTCGCCAGATGCGCGAGTTTCACCTTGGGGGTCGTCGCACCGGAATCGAGGACACGCGCGATCTGCCCGATCGGCTGCGGCGTGAGCATGACGGGGTAATAGGGGGATTCGAGTTCCCCCGCGCGCGGATTCGCCCAGTCCTCGTAGCCTGCCTCCTCGCAGGCGACCACCGGCCGGACCGCGGGCGGCGCCGAAGCCGCCGGTTTCCACGGCGCCAGCCACGCCGTTCCCCAGTCCTGGTGCCACCGTCCGCTGGTGGCGACGATCAGCAGCGCGTCGTGGGTGTCCCGGTCGTTCGGGTGGTGCAGGACGTACCGTTCCCGCGCGGCGATCAGATCGGCGAGGAACTCGGTGCCGCCGGCGTGATGGACGTCGTCCAGCAGCAGCACCCAGTTGTGCCAATGCCTGCGGCGCTCGGAAAGGTCACAGGCACACGGGCTCTTCTCCTCCGGTTTGGCCATCCTCCGATGGTTCTCCCGGACGTCGCCGAGGAAGGCCGCGATCAGCCATTCGGTGACCGCCTTGTCGTCCCTGGCGGTGCCGTGGGCGAGCCGGTTGAGTTCGATCAGCGCGTCGAACGGATCCTTGCCCTCGGCGTTCGGGAAGTCGGCGAGGTACTTCAACGCCTTGCCGAGCCGCGGCCGGATGTTCCGGACCAGATGCGGGAACGCCTGGCGGAACACGTCTGCGTAAGCGGATTCGACGAGACCCGTCGCCTTCGCGGTATCCGTCAGCGTGGTGAGCAATTCGTCGGCCTGCGGAGTCCAGCGGATTCCGTGGAAAGTGGTGATCAGCGTCTTGAGCTGATCCCGGTCGTCATGACGATTTCGTCCCGGCAGATCCGCCTGGACGGCGATCAACGCAATGGTGAAACGCACGAACTGCGGTTTCGGTCGATTCCGCCATTTGCTCGACAGCGCGTAGGCCAGCTTCGTCAGCACGTCGACCGTGCTCGGCCGGTCGCCGCGCCCGAAGTCGAACCCGGCGTGCACGACACCCCAGCCGAGATCGTGCCGGATCGCCTCCAGCGCCGTGCTCTTACCCGAGCCGACCGGGCCGAGCAGCAGCGTCACCGGCTGCGGCCTTGAAGGTGCCCCCACCTCGCGATTGATCAGCATTCTCCGAGTGAGCTTCACCGCGGGAGAATGTCGCCCCACACTCATCTTTCCTGTTCAGCCCCTAGCTGTGGTCCGGAAGGGATCGAAGATTGCGGACCATCGTAGGGAGCTGATCGAACCCAGGGCACAGGAATGGGCGTACCGGACACGAAAGGACGAAATCCGGGGAGAACCGTAATCATTATTCGACGGTGAGCGATACCTCTGCTCACCCGATCGGCGCTATCTGCCCCATTGCGGCCAGCGGCCGCCGCCGGGATATCCGCCGTGATTCCAGTCGTAATACCACTCGTGATGACCGGCGCGCGGATCCGGCCGTTCCTCGGGCGAAGGCGTGGGCGTCGGTGACGGCGTCTCCGAGCCGTGCATCGACGCGGTCATCGGCGGCGGAGGAGCGACGCTGCCACCCGAGGGCCCCGACGGGACGGGCGAAGACACCGCGTCGTCCGGGACCTCGACGGCCTGCGGCGCGATGGTCGGCGACGGCGGCGGGAGCGGCGCCCCCGGGATGACCTCGGTCTGGTCGGCCGGGGCGAGCAGCACGGCGAGCAGCCCGCCGACGACGAGACCACCCGCCGAAAGCGCCGAGATCCGCCGAATCCTCCCGCTCCCGGGAGCGGCCTCCGGAGCCCGGTGCTTCGGGCCTCGCGGCCCCCGGCGGCGGGGTGCCGCGCCGGCTTTCCGCATCAACTCGCTGAGTGTCTGGTGGTGAACCCTCGTCCGCGCTCGACGTCGCCAGGGCGCGACCCGGTCTTTCAGCTCGCGAAGGGCGCCCTGCCACCGCGATGGCGTGGCCTTCGGCCGGAGCGGGTTCAGGGCGTCCCCGCCGGAATCGTGGCGAGCCGTGCGTGCCATCGGCACCTCCCTACCCGGTCCGTCGCTCGACGGCGACGGCCTCGTCCCGGGGTGGATCCTAGGAAGGCGGGAGGTGGTTGTAAACGGTCGTCGTCCACTGCGGACAGACGATGCGGTGAAGGGTCAGGCTGCTGCGGTGACCGCGATGGCGGCTTCGCCCGCCTCGGTCAGCTCGGCGGGCACGCGGCCGGTGACCGCGGCGGGGCCGGTGGACGCGCCGGGGCGGATGTAACCGCCGCGGGCGAGCGCGTGCGCGGTCATCTGATCGCAACAGGCGAACCCGTCGATGAAGAGATCCGGCTCGCAGCTGCACGACATCTGGGCACGGCGCGCCGCGACCGCTCGCAGCATCGCCATCGCGCGATGGGACAGTTCGATCTCTGAACCGGACACCGGACGGACCTCTCTCGATCAGCCACCTGAATCAGCAGCACTCACACCGTGTTATCGGTCGCTGCTCCATCAGTGTTAACAAGATCTCAGACGTTGTCGGTGTCTTCTCGGTTCCGTGAGATCTTCGCCGA is from Amycolatopsis lurida and encodes:
- a CDS encoding ABC transporter substrate-binding protein yields the protein MSWFESVKTRLSRTRHRAPAGPPVRPRGWAQRHRGLLSAVVVVLLGALLVAIKPWENCGAGLRSVDADEKSSGSSYACVGINLESGPMRENDPFTELEKFIKARNDEAGNDFRTIVVLENFTPDPKVDSQPIDFVKHEVQGAITAAWPKNGRAGIRLLLANYGSNATHWKDVAEEIVAAAASQHIVAVTDVGVSSEHSRALVAELSAKGIATIGATVTADNMNVDPQGKRIDNFFRVGPTNTDEARAAAGYIAAHGFRRVMMVRGTGVEDTYATTLADAFQSASKVPILFTKGYNSIPLFDASREDYLRNLFRGYHSDICGAKPDLIYFAGRGLDLGAFVKALAGDGACEGLDSVTVMTGDDASTLAGKPLPLDKDIGVRLRYTALAYPDQWDMFAADPAYPTYKKNHDNFVAEFTRRFPRGGLWDGAAMIEHDAVAVAVRAAGDNVSADPVSVPDVVRNIDCNSSVPGATGAIAFDRTTGNQLDKVLPILSIDPDGSVHPVDLVWSRGRPLNTAPDCGR